A genomic segment from Candidatus Brocadia sinica JPN1 encodes:
- a CDS encoding polysaccharide biosynthesis/export family protein, whose protein sequence is MKRIIFACLLFLIAVSCATTQKPAKEEVDAKPSETEKDVVVSEFILGVGDEVELTVYRHDDLNKKVRIPPDGINTFPLIGEIHTKGTSIHQLRGKIKESLSAYLIDPQVSLEITSFKGQKIFILGEVHSPGVYQVDTPTTIIEAIAKAGGYTLDGKYNSIVLIRGGPEKPELKRLDLKKTFATGDLSQNVFLKSGDVVYVPRTFISDVDRFFKHFENIVRPLAWTEQGILLGDRIDEEVFHGRIDVSRTPIVISPP, encoded by the coding sequence ATGAAGAGAATAATCTTTGCCTGTCTACTCTTTTTGATAGCCGTTTCATGTGCCACAACGCAGAAACCGGCGAAGGAGGAAGTTGACGCAAAACCTTCCGAGACAGAAAAAGATGTGGTTGTATCCGAATTTATCTTGGGTGTGGGCGACGAGGTGGAATTAACGGTATACAGACATGATGACCTTAATAAAAAAGTACGCATTCCGCCAGATGGAATAAATACATTTCCTCTCATTGGCGAAATTCACACAAAGGGAACGAGCATACACCAACTTCGGGGGAAAATTAAAGAGTCCCTTTCAGCTTACCTTATAGATCCCCAGGTAAGTTTAGAAATTACGTCATTTAAGGGCCAGAAGATCTTCATCTTAGGAGAAGTTCACAGCCCTGGGGTATATCAAGTTGATACGCCAACAACCATCATTGAAGCTATCGCAAAGGCAGGCGGATATACCCTGGACGGAAAATATAATAGTATCGTGTTAATCAGAGGCGGGCCTGAGAAACCGGAACTGAAGAGGCTTGATTTAAAAAAGACCTTCGCAACGGGAGATTTATCCCAAAATGTCTTCTTAAAAAGTGGGGATGTCGTGTATGTCCCGCGGACATTTATCTCTGATGTTGATCGATTCTTCAAGCACTTTGAGAATATTGTCCGACCTCTTGCATGGACTGAACAAGGTATCCTTTTGGGCGACCGCATAGACGAGGAGGTTTTTCATGGAAGAATAGACGTCTCACGGACGCCTATCGTAATCTCACCACCTTAG
- a CDS encoding KpsF/GutQ family sugar-phosphate isomerase — MKEELLSDIDFAKDVLFLEAEAIKNLINRLDHNFQRAVNLIFNCKGRVVVTGIGKAGIIGQKISATLASTGTPSYWIHSSEARHGDLGRIVTNDIVLALSNSGETEVVTLLPWVKQIGAKVVAMTGNNKSSLAQHSDVVLDMGKIKEPCHLGLAPSASSTAMLALGDALALTVFKKRNLGKEDYAFYHPGGELGRKLLTVEMVMRKNKENPVADEDMPLLDVLTIMTEKAGNPGAVSVVDKRKKLVGFFTDGDLRRHLKNGISFLHCSVKDVMTRSPKVIHAHCLVAEAYKILRDHKIDQLPVVDDSNTPVGIIDVQDLLGVGF; from the coding sequence ATGAAAGAAGAACTTTTATCTGATATCGACTTTGCAAAGGATGTGCTATTCCTCGAAGCGGAAGCTATAAAAAATCTGATCAACCGTCTGGATCATAATTTTCAAAGGGCGGTTAATTTAATCTTTAATTGTAAAGGCCGCGTGGTAGTTACTGGTATTGGGAAGGCGGGGATCATTGGCCAGAAAATTTCAGCTACACTGGCCAGCACGGGAACCCCTTCATACTGGATACATTCGTCGGAGGCAAGGCACGGTGATCTTGGGCGCATTGTTACCAACGACATTGTCCTGGCGCTTTCTAATAGCGGTGAAACAGAGGTTGTTACGCTCTTGCCCTGGGTGAAACAGATTGGGGCAAAGGTGGTCGCCATGACGGGAAACAACAAGTCTTCTTTGGCCCAGCACAGTGACGTTGTTCTTGACATGGGAAAGATTAAGGAGCCGTGCCATTTAGGTCTTGCTCCATCGGCAAGCTCAACTGCAATGCTCGCCCTCGGTGACGCATTGGCCCTTACAGTTTTTAAAAAACGAAATCTTGGGAAAGAAGATTATGCCTTTTATCATCCGGGCGGGGAGCTTGGCAGAAAATTGCTTACGGTAGAAATGGTCATGCGCAAGAATAAAGAGAACCCGGTGGCCGATGAGGACATGCCTTTGTTAGATGTTCTTACAATTATGACAGAAAAAGCGGGTAATCCGGGCGCTGTGAGTGTTGTTGATAAACGGAAAAAACTCGTAGGATTTTTTACTGATGGCGATCTGAGAAGGCATTTGAAAAATGGCATATCATTTTTGCATTGCAGCGTGAAGGATGTTATGACGCGTTCGCCCAAAGTCATCCATGCCCACTGTTTAGTCGCCGAGGCATACAAGATACTAAGAGATCACAAAATCGATCAGCTTCCCGTGGTGGATGACTCCAACACGCCTGTCGGGATTATAGACGTACAGGATTTACTGGGGGTTGGATTTTAA
- a CDS encoding KdsC family phosphatase: MIKNIKLVIVDVDGVLTDGTIYVDSQGCEIKAFSVLDGTGISYLHRAGIKTAIISGRTCDAVIHRAKELGIEDVYQGAKDKIDAYGKIMEKYALRDEEVCYIGDDLIDLPILHRVGFPVAVANASPIVKCQSDYVTKARGGHGAVREVAEKILKFQDKWHLIMERYDIRNLIYKEKKCEF, encoded by the coding sequence TTGATAAAAAATATAAAGCTCGTCATTGTTGATGTTGATGGTGTTTTAACGGATGGCACCATTTATGTTGATTCTCAAGGGTGCGAAATAAAGGCATTCAGTGTGCTGGATGGCACTGGCATTTCATATCTCCATCGCGCTGGGATCAAAACCGCAATTATCAGCGGGAGGACCTGTGATGCTGTCATACATCGTGCGAAGGAACTGGGTATTGAGGATGTATACCAGGGAGCCAAAGATAAAATAGATGCCTATGGAAAAATCATGGAGAAATATGCACTTCGTGATGAAGAAGTGTGTTATATTGGTGACGACCTTATCGACCTTCCCATACTCCACCGCGTGGGATTCCCTGTTGCAGTTGCCAATGCATCACCCATTGTTAAATGCCAATCTGACTATGTTACAAAAGCAAGGGGAGGACACGGCGCAGTGAGAGAGGTTGCCGAAAAGATACTTAAATTTCAGGATAAATGGCATCTCATTATGGAGCGATACGATATAAGAAACCTGATATACAAGGAGAAAAAATGTGAATTCTAA
- a CDS encoding type II toxin-antitoxin system HicB family antitoxin: MNSKNIKNLQHTIKAFIRKGEKYYIAECYEIAVVTQGKTLDETIDNLEEAIRLHLENEDLSEFGLAPNPTLLVTMELEAIADVA; encoded by the coding sequence GTGAATTCTAAAAATATAAAAAACCTTCAGCATACGATTAAGGCATTTATTAGAAAAGGAGAAAAATACTATATTGCAGAGTGTTATGAAATTGCTGTTGTTACACAGGGGAAAACCCTGGATGAAACAATTGATAATCTTGAAGAAGCAATAAGGCTTCATTTAGAAAATGAAGATTTATCTGAGTTCGGTTTAGCCCCTAATCCGACTTTATTAGTAACTATGGAGTTGGAAGCTATAGCTGATGTCGCCTAA